The following proteins are encoded in a genomic region of Methylibium petroleiphilum PM1:
- a CDS encoding cysteine hydrolase family protein: protein MSTSTSMSISIPAAPFDYRLAPGATALVVIDMQRDFIEPGGFGASLGNDVSLLVPAIAPIAALLAAWRARGWPVVHTREAHKADLSDCPPAKRLRGAPTLRIGDPGPMGRLLISGEPGTEIIAALAPQPGEIVIDKPGKGMFWATGLHERLQALGVSHLVFTGVTTEVCVQTSMREANDRGYDGLLVEDGTESYFPAYKAAVLEMIAAQGAIVGWHAPSAAVLAALPEA, encoded by the coding sequence ATGAGCACGAGCACCAGCATGAGCATCAGCATCCCCGCCGCCCCGTTCGACTACCGCCTGGCACCCGGCGCCACCGCGCTGGTCGTGATCGACATGCAGCGCGACTTCATCGAGCCCGGCGGCTTCGGCGCCTCGCTCGGCAACGACGTCTCGCTGCTGGTGCCGGCCATCGCGCCGATCGCCGCGCTGCTGGCGGCGTGGCGCGCGCGCGGCTGGCCGGTGGTGCACACCCGCGAGGCGCACAAGGCCGACCTGAGCGACTGCCCGCCGGCCAAGCGCCTGCGCGGCGCGCCCACGCTGCGCATCGGCGACCCGGGGCCGATGGGCCGGCTGCTGATCAGCGGCGAGCCCGGCACCGAGATCATCGCGGCGCTGGCGCCGCAGCCCGGCGAGATCGTGATCGACAAGCCCGGCAAGGGCATGTTCTGGGCCACCGGCCTGCACGAGCGGCTGCAGGCGCTGGGCGTGAGCCACCTGGTGTTCACCGGCGTGACCACCGAGGTCTGCGTGCAGACCTCGATGCGCGAGGCCAACGACCGCGGCTACGACGGCCTGCTGGTGGAAGACGGCACCGAGAGCTACTTCCCGGCCTACAAGGCCGCGGTACTGGAGATGATCGCGGCGCAGGGCGCCATCGTCGGCTGGCACGCGCCGAGCGCGGCGGTGCTGGCGGCGTTGCCGGAGGCTTGA
- a CDS encoding ABC transporter ATP-binding protein: protein MTAPLDPRPPTEGALALDTFELTKRFGSFTALDGVSMQVPAGSVHALLGENGAGKSTLVKCVAGYHPPEHGAVLIDGREQDIASPIVARALGIGMVYQHFTLAPGMTVAENLLLAGGRTPALIDWARERKALAEFLTTTPFTLDLDATPAQLAAGEKQKLELLKQLYLKPRLLILDEPTSVLTPQEADEVLAFVRAVARRGECTVLMITHKFREVMAYADGVTVLRRGRKVHGVGVPDTTPAELAQAMIGETAGGSARAPAHGEPVARTPVPADAPVALQVQGLDALGDRGTLAVQGLSLAVKAGEILGIAGVSGNGQRELVEALVGQRPRLAGMVRVGGVPYGAKRHENRLLKLRALPEEPLRSASVAELSVAQNMALRDFDQPPLRRGGWLRFGAWKERARAWITEYGIKTRGENAPIGSLSGGNVQRAVLARELAGDVNVLIAANPVFGLDFAAVAEIHARLLQVRERGGAVLLISEDLDELIELADRIAVMSEGRIVFETPAADVDRHTIGAHMGGGADHGHAQPLPEAA, encoded by the coding sequence ATGACCGCCCCGCTCGATCCCCGACCGCCGACCGAGGGCGCACTCGCGCTCGACACCTTCGAGCTCACCAAGCGCTTCGGCAGCTTCACCGCGCTGGACGGCGTGTCGATGCAGGTGCCGGCCGGCTCGGTGCATGCGCTGTTGGGCGAGAACGGCGCGGGCAAGTCCACGCTGGTCAAGTGCGTGGCCGGCTACCACCCGCCGGAGCACGGCGCGGTGCTGATCGACGGCCGCGAGCAGGACATCGCCTCGCCGATCGTCGCGCGCGCGCTCGGCATCGGCATGGTCTACCAGCACTTCACGCTGGCGCCCGGCATGACGGTGGCCGAGAACCTGCTGCTGGCCGGCGGCCGCACGCCGGCGCTGATCGACTGGGCCAGGGAGCGCAAGGCGCTGGCCGAGTTCCTGACCACCACACCGTTCACGCTGGACCTCGACGCCACGCCGGCCCAGCTGGCCGCCGGCGAGAAGCAGAAGCTCGAGCTGCTGAAGCAGCTCTACCTGAAGCCGCGGCTGCTGATCCTGGACGAACCCACGTCGGTGCTCACGCCGCAGGAGGCCGACGAGGTGCTGGCCTTCGTGCGCGCCGTCGCGCGGCGCGGCGAATGCACGGTGCTGATGATCACGCACAAGTTCCGCGAGGTGATGGCCTATGCCGACGGCGTGACGGTGCTGCGCCGCGGCCGCAAGGTGCACGGCGTGGGCGTGCCCGACACCACGCCGGCCGAGCTGGCGCAGGCCATGATCGGCGAGACCGCCGGCGGCAGCGCCCGCGCGCCGGCCCACGGCGAGCCGGTGGCGCGCACGCCGGTGCCGGCCGACGCGCCGGTGGCGCTGCAGGTCCAGGGGCTCGATGCGCTGGGCGACCGCGGCACGCTCGCGGTGCAGGGCCTGAGCCTGGCGGTGAAGGCCGGCGAGATCCTCGGCATCGCCGGCGTGTCCGGCAACGGCCAGCGCGAGCTGGTCGAGGCGCTGGTCGGCCAGCGCCCGCGGCTGGCCGGCATGGTGCGGGTGGGCGGCGTGCCCTACGGCGCGAAGCGCCACGAGAACCGCCTGCTGAAGCTGCGCGCGCTGCCCGAGGAACCGCTGCGCAGCGCCAGCGTGGCCGAGCTGAGCGTGGCGCAGAACATGGCGCTGCGCGACTTCGACCAGCCGCCGCTGCGGCGTGGTGGCTGGCTGCGCTTCGGCGCCTGGAAGGAACGCGCGCGTGCCTGGATCACCGAGTACGGCATCAAGACGCGCGGCGAGAACGCGCCGATCGGCTCGCTCTCGGGCGGCAACGTGCAGCGCGCGGTGCTGGCGCGCGAGCTGGCCGGCGACGTGAACGTGCTGATCGCCGCCAACCCGGTGTTCGGCCTCGATTTCGCGGCGGTGGCCGAGATCCACGCGCGGCTGCTGCAGGTGCGCGAGCGCGGCGGCGCGGTGCTGCTGATCAGCGAAGACCTCGACGAGCTGATCGAGCTGGCCGACCGCATCGCGGTGATGAGCGAAGGCCGCATCGTGTTCGAGACGCCGGCCGCCGACGTGGACCGCCACACCATCGGCGCGCACATGGGCGGCGGCGCCGACCACGGGCACGCCCAGCCGCTGCCGGAGGCCGCATGA
- the biuH gene encoding biuret amidohydrolase, with protein sequence MPNESFVHAEPYPWPYDGDLRPDNTALIVIDMQTDFCGVGGYVDKMGYDLALTRAPIEPIKRLMARLRTLGFHIIHTREGHRPDLADLPANKRWRSRRAGTGGVGIGDVGPCGRILVRGEPGWEIIPELAPLPGEPVIDKPGKGSFYATDLDMLLRVRGIRNLLLAGITTDVCVHTTMRDANDRGYECLLLSDCTAATDHGNHLAALHMVKMQGGVFGAVASSTAVLEALA encoded by the coding sequence ATGCCCAACGAATCCTTCGTCCATGCCGAGCCCTACCCCTGGCCCTACGACGGCGACCTGCGCCCCGACAACACCGCGCTGATCGTCATCGACATGCAGACCGACTTCTGCGGTGTCGGCGGCTACGTCGACAAGATGGGCTACGACCTGGCGCTGACGCGCGCCCCCATCGAGCCGATCAAGCGGCTGATGGCGCGCCTGCGCACGCTGGGCTTCCACATCATCCACACCCGCGAGGGCCACCGCCCCGACCTCGCCGACCTGCCGGCCAACAAGCGCTGGCGCTCGCGCCGTGCCGGCACCGGCGGCGTCGGCATCGGCGACGTCGGCCCCTGCGGCCGCATCCTGGTGCGCGGCGAGCCGGGCTGGGAGATCATCCCCGAGCTGGCACCACTGCCCGGCGAGCCGGTGATCGACAAGCCGGGCAAGGGCTCGTTCTACGCCACCGACCTCGACATGCTGCTGCGCGTGCGCGGCATCCGCAACCTGCTGCTGGCCGGCATCACCACCGACGTGTGCGTGCACACGACGATGCGCGACGCCAACGACCGCGGCTACGAATGCCTGCTGCTGTCGGACTGCACCGCGGCCACCGACCACGGCAACCACCTCGCGGCGCTGCACATGGTCAAGATGCAGGGTGGCGTGTTCGGCGCGGTGGCCTCGTCCACCGCGGTGCTGGAGGCACTGGCATGA